A part of Miscanthus floridulus cultivar M001 chromosome 6, ASM1932011v1, whole genome shotgun sequence genomic DNA contains:
- the LOC136456343 gene encoding large ribosomal subunit protein eL20 produces MVAFRFHQYQVVGRALPTPGDEHPKIYRMKLWATNEVRAKSKFWYFLRKLKKVKKSNGQVLAINEIFERNPTTIKNYGIWLRYQSRTGYHNMYKEYRDTTLNGAVEQMYNEMASRHRVRSPCIQIIKTATVHFKLCKRDNTKQFHNSEIKFPLVYRKVRPPTRKLKTTFKASRPNLFM; encoded by the exons ATGGTGGCCTTCAGG TTCCATCAGTACCAGGTGGTGGGGCGCGCGCTGCCGACGCCCGGCGACGAGCACCCCAAGATCTATCGCATGAAGCTCTGGGCCACCAACGAGGTCCGCGCCAAGAGCAAGTTCTG GTACTTCCTGAGGAAGTTGAAGAAGGTTAAGAAGAGCAACGGCCAGGTCCTTGCCATCAACGAG ATCTTCGAGCGTAACCCAACGACGATCAAGAACTATGGCATCTGGCTGCGCTACCAGAGCAGAACTGGCTACCACAACATGTACAAGGAGTACCGTGACACAACCCTGAATGGCGCTGTGGAGCAGATGTACAATGAGATGGCTTCTCGCCACCGTGTGAGGTCCCCCTGCATCCAGATCATCAAGACCGCGACCGTGCACTTCAAGCTGTGCAAGAGGGACAACACCAAGCAGTTCCACAACAGTGAGATCAAGTTCCCACTCGTGTACCGCAAGGTCAGGCCGCCGACCAGGAAGCTGAAGACCACGTTCAAGGCTTCGAGGCCGAACCTGTTCATGTGA
- the LOC136456344 gene encoding LOW QUALITY PROTEIN: protein VACUOLELESS1-like (The sequence of the model RefSeq protein was modified relative to this genomic sequence to represent the inferred CDS: inserted 2 bases in 1 codon): MSSSIRMDWTRPTCQHYWPAKRTPATPGSYTSAPNPSYLDPRVHLFHPARRPGRAPXPRLAAGDRPHVCPAMSSSVSIAAEWDLLSDRFYRRLTLHSPLPWSTPAAAGATSSSSGVGGAVIGRLDLSTHIVSAAPFGGPIAAVRDDSKIVQLHSEPSRRRLLLFSSSAHPIASAPWPPLLPRLHSLAFSSSLNLLALLSDGSLLRFRLPDLQPSPSSSPVPLLPPASGGVADALFWGGGVAILTEDNRIVVATDIEADDPHPRDLADPGIGDEEHVLCMAVVEPQFVMSGSPEVLLAVGDRVIAVDEDGVQVLGVELEIGPVQKMAVSPNGKLLAAFAHDGRLLVIPTDFSRIIFEYECDSALPPEQIAWCGLDSVLVYWPEVLLMVGPNGDPVQYNYDEPIKLIPECDGVRILSNSSMEFLHRVPDSTTLIFGIGSMSPAALLYDARDHYDRQSAKAYDNYLLISSSLPEAIEACIDAAGHEFDVSRQRTLLRAATYGLAFCSRFPHERFQEMCKMLRVLNAVRDPEIGMPLTIQQYKLLTATVLIGRLINANQHLLALRISEYLNLNPEVVIMHWACEKITASTTLPDTVLLEGLLDKLRLCKGISYAAVAAHSDNSGRRRLAAMLVDHESQSSKQIPLLLSIDEQDKALSKAIESGDTDLVYLVLFHIWQKVAVEKKAPLDFFGVINARPVARDLFMAYARHSKHEELKDFFLSTGRLQDAAFLLLTESRELERNPMASKGSPLHAPQVRLIEQAHRLFSETKEHVFESKASEEHAKLLRSQHELEVSTKQPIFVGSSVSDTIKTCIAMGNERAALRVKSEFKVPDKRWYWLKTCALATVGNWDALEKFSREKRPPGGYKPFVEACIDAGQKNEAVKYIPKLTDPRERSEAYARMGMAREAEEAASQAKDSDELFGRLKITLAQSSAAASIFDTLRDRLSFQGAY; this comes from the exons ATGAGTTCATCAATCAGAATGGACTGGACTAGGCCCACCTGCCAGCACTACTGGCCCGCGAAGCGAACCCCGGCCACGCCCGGTTCCTACACGTCAGCGCCCAACCCGTCGTACCTCGATCCCCGAGTCCACCTCTTTCACCCAGCCCGGCGACCCGGCCGCGCTCC GCCTCGCCTCGCCGCCGGCGACCGACCCCACGTCTGCCCGGCGATGTCCTCCTCCGTCTCCATTGCGGCGGAGTGGGACCTTCTCTCCGACCGCTTCTACCGCCGACTCACGCTCCACTCCCCACTCCCGTGGTCCACCCCAGCCGCGGCCGGCGCGACCTCTTCCTCCTCCGGCGTCGGCGGTGCTGTGATCGGTCGCCTCGACCTGTCCACCCACATCGTCTCCGCCGCGCCCTTTGGAGGCCCGATCGCTGCCGTCCGCGACGACTCTAAGATCGTGCAGCTCCACTCCGAGCcctcccgccgccgcctcctcctcttctcctcctccgcCCACCCAATTGCCTCCGCGCCCTGGCCACCCCTTCTCCCGCGCCTCCACTCGCTCGCCTTCTCCAGTTCCCTCAACCTCCTCGCGCTCCTCTCCGACGGCTCGCTCCTCCGCTTCCGCCTCCCCGATCTGCAACCCAGCCCTAGCTCCAGTCCCGTTCCCCTGCTCCCGCCGGCCTCCGGCGGCGTCGCCGACGCTCTATTCTGGGGCGGCGGTGTAGCCATCCTCACGGAAGACAACCGCATCGTGGTGGCCACTGACATCGAGGCCGACGACCCTCACCCCCGTGACCTCGCCGACCCAGGCATCGGTGACGAGGAGCATGTTCTGTGTATGGCCGTGGTGGAGCCACAGTTTGTCATGTCGGGGAGCCCAGAAGTGTTGCTTGCGGTTGGCGACCGGGTCATCGCGGTTGACGAGGATGGCGTACAGGTGCTTGGGGTGGAGCTGGAGATTGGACCCGTGCAGAAGATGGCAGTGTCacccaatggcaagcttcttgcAGCGTTTGCACATGATGGGCGCCTTCTCGTGATCCCCACTGATTTCTCTAGGATCATATTCGAGTATGAGTGCGAT TCTGCATTGCCACCAGAGCAAATAGCTTGGTGTGGACTAGACAGTGTACTCGTCTACTGGCCTGAGGTGCTGTTGATGGTTGGTCCAAATGGAGATCCTGTCCAATACAATTATGATGAACCCATAAAACTGATTCCTGAGTGCGATGGTGTAAGAATCCTCTCTAACTCAAGTATGGAATTTCTACACCGAGTCCCGGACTCTACTACATTAATTTTTGGCATTGGAAGCATGTCTCCAGCGGCATTACTGTATGATGCTCGTGATCACTATGACAGGCAAAGTGCAAAG GCTTATGACAACTATCTACTCATATCATCTTCATTGCCTGAGGCAATTGAGGCTTGCATTGACGCTGCTGGCCATGAGTTTGATGTTTCACGCCAGCGCACATTGCTGAGAGCTGCTACATATGGCCTAGCTTTCTGCAG TCGATTTCCTCATGAACGCTTTCAAGAAATGTGCAAAATGCTGAGAGTTCTAAATGCTGTTCGTGATCCTGAGATTGGGATGCCACTGACCATTCAGCAGTACAAG CTGCTTACTGCAACGGTGCTCATTGGACGTCTCATTAATGCTAATCAGCACCTTTTGGCGCTTCGCATCTCTGAGTACCTTAACCTGAACCCG GAGGTTGTGATAATGCATTGGGCATGTGAGAAGATAACAGCATCAACAACTCTTCCAGATACAGTCCTTCTTGAGGGTCTGCTTGATAAG CTCAGGCTATGTAAAGGGATATCATATGCTGCAGTGGCAGCTCATTCAGATAACAGTGGTCGGCGAAGGTTGGCTGCAATGCTCGTTGATCATGAGTCACAGTCCTCTAAGCAG ATTCCCTTGTTGCTAAGCATTGATGAACAAGACAAAGCATTATCAAAGGCAATTGAAAGTGGCGATACTGATCTTGTGTACCTTGTGCTATTCCATATCTGGCAGAAGGTAGCTGTAGAGAAG AAAGCTCCTTTGGATTTTTTCGGTGTTATAAATGCAAGGCCTGTGGCTAGAGATTTGTTTATGGCATATGCAAG ACATTCTAAGCATGAAGAATTGAAGGACTTCTTTTTATCGACTGGGAGACTTCAA GATGCCGCCTTTCTTTTGTTGACAGAATCAAGGGAATTGGAGAGGAACCCCATGGCAAGCAAGGGGTCTCCTCTCCATGCTCCACAAGTGAGGCTCATTGAGCAGGCCCATAGACTTTTTTCTGAGACCAAGGAACATGTTTTCGAATCTAAAGCTTCTGAAGAGCATGCCAAATTGCTAAG ATCACAGCATGAACTTGAAGTTTCCACAAAGCAGCCAATATTTGTGGGTTCTAGTGTTAGTGATACAATCAAAACCTGCATTGCAATGGGAAACGAGCGAGCTGCACTCAGAGTGAAGTCTGAGTTCAAG GTTCCTGATAAGAGGTGGTACTGGCTTAAAACATGCGCTTTAGCCACAGTTGGAAACTGGGATGCTTTGGAAAAATTTTCAAGAGAGAAAAGGCCACCAGGAG GTTATAAACCTTTTGTTGAAGCATGCATTGATGCTGGTCAAAAAAATGAAGCTGTCAAATATATTCCAAAGTTAACAGATCCTCGTGAAAGATCTGAG GCATATGCTCGAATGGGCATGGCAAGGGAAGCTGAAGAGGCAGCCTCACAAGCTAAAGATAGTGATGAGCTATTTGGCCGCCTAAAGATTACACTTGCACAGAGCAGTGCTGCCGCCTCCATTTTCGACACATTGCGGGATCGGCTATCTTTTCAAGGAGCATATTGA